A single window of Colletotrichum destructivum chromosome 9, complete sequence DNA harbors:
- a CDS encoding Putative Zinc finger, CCHC-type, whose translation MSSLSRRACYKCGNVGHYAEVCSSAERLCYNCKQPGHESNGCPLPRTTEAKQCYHCQGLGHVQADCPTLRLSGAGTSGRCYNCGQPGHLARACPSPAGVNMGRGGPVPRGAFGGYGRGGFAGGPRPATCYKCGGPNHFARDCQAQAMKCYACGKLGHISRDCTAPNGGPLNTAGKTCYQCGEAGHISRDCPQKATNGEIPNEVDLTAAPGIPQPAVAPIAPIAPVA comes from the exons AtgtcctccctctctcgtcGCGCCTGCTACAAGTGTGGCAATGTTGGCCACTACGCCGAAGTCTGCTCTTCTGCTGAGCGCCTTTGCTACAACT GCAAGCAGCCCGGCCATGAGTCCAACGGCTGCCCTCTGCCCCGCACGACCGAAGCCAAGCAGTGCTATCATTGCCAGGGCCTTGGCCATGTGCAGGCCGACTGCCCTACCCTGCGCTTGAGTGGCGCTGGCACGAGCGGCCGTTGCTACAACTGTGGTCAGCCCGGCCACCTCGCT CGTGCTTGCCCCAGCCCCGCCGGTGTTAATATGGGCCGTGGCGGTCCCGTTCCCCGCGGTGCATTCGGAGGTTACGGCCGCGGGGGCTTTGCCGGTGGCCCACGCCCCGCTACTTGCTACAAGTGCGGCGGCCCCAACCACTTTGCCAGAGACTGCCAGGCTCAGGCCATGAAGTGCTACGCTTGCGGCAAGCTCGGCCATATCTCGCGCGACTGCACTGCGCCCAACGGTGGCCCTCTCAACACTGCTGGCAAGACCTGCTACCAGtgcggcgaggccggccacaTCTCTCGTGACTGCCCCCAGAAGGCCACTAACGGCGAAATTCCTAATGAAGTTGACTTGACGGCTGCTCCCGGCATCCCTCAGCCCGCTGTTGCGCCCATCGCGCCCATCGCGCCCGTCGCTTAG
- a CDS encoding Putative transport protein particle (TRAPP) component gives MAANKATRLGEEIWKTRIDKVNAELVTLTYGTIVAQLCKDYDSDYAEVNKQLDKMGYNIGLRLIEDYLAKSNTMKRCANFRETADMIARVGFKIFLNITPQVTNWTTDNKQFSLVFDENPLADFVELPDDERAQDELWYSNIFCGVLRGALEMVQMQVEAHFISDVLRGHDTTEMRVSLVRYIDDELPPEDD, from the exons ATGGCCGCAAATAAGGCAACCCGCTTGGGCGAGGA GATCTGGAA GACTCGGATAGACAAAGTcaacgccgagctcgtcacCCTTACTTACGGAACGATCGTTGCACAACTATGCAAGGACTACGACAGCGATTATGCCGAGGTTAACAAGCAGCTGGACAAGATGGGGTACAACATCGGCCTCCGTCTCATTGAGGACTATTTGGCCAAATCCAACACGATGAAGAGATGCGCAAACTTTCGCGAGACAGCAGACATGATTGCCAGG GTCGGCTTCAAAATCTTCCTTAATATCACACCGCAAGTGACGAATTGGACGACAGACAACAAGCAGTTCTCGCTTGTCTTTGATGAGAATCCTCTGGCTGACTTTGTCGAGCTGCCCGACGATGAGCGAGCCCAGGATGAGCTGTGGTATTCTAATATATTTTGCGGCGTGCTGCGAGGAGCATTGGAGATGGTGCAGATGCAAGTGGAGGCGCATTTCATCAGCGACGTCCTCCGGGGCCATGACACGACAGAAATGAGGGTGTCATTAGTGCGGTACATTGATGACGAACTCCCGCCGGAAGATGATTGA
- a CDS encoding Putative WD40/YVTN repeat-like-containing domain superfamily: protein MSAEKRPASDEPGAGQMIVKRQNVGSSTGALARLNASGKSSALVQTAPRTSNLQAPVMELSGHSGEIFAAKFDPTGNFIASGSMDRSILLWRTYGDCENYGVLTGHRGAVLDLQWSRDSKIVYSASADTHLASWDLENGTRIRRYIGHDEIVNTMDISKRGEGMLVSGSDDGTIGLWDPRSKHAADHIETEFPITAIAMSEAGNEVYSGGIDNDIKVWDIRKKSVVYSMLGHQDTVTSLRASPDSQSLLSFAMDSTVRTWDIRPFAPTDRHIRTFDGASVGLEKNLIRASWDSEGKKVAVGSGDGTATIWSSETGKLMYKLPGHKGTVNCVEFAPGTEPIVLSASSDRNMLLGELR, encoded by the exons ATGTCTGCCGAAAAAAGACCGGCGTCCGACGAGCCTGGCGCGGGCCAGATGATCGTGAAGCGCCAGAACGTGGGATCGTCAACAGGAGCGCTGGCGAGGCTCAATGCCTCGGGAAAGAGCAGCGCATTGGTTCAGACG GCTCCCCGAACAAGCAATCTGCAGGCACCAGTCATGGAGCTCTCCGGCCACTCGGGCGAGATCTTTGCCGCCAAGTTTGATCCTACCGGAAACTTCATTGCTTCCGGTTCGATGGATAGAAGTATCT TGTTGTGGCGGACATACGGCGACTGCGAAAACTATGGCGTTCTTACTGGCCATCGCGGCGCTGTCCTGGATCTTCAATGGTCCAGAGACTCTAAGATCGTATATTCGGCTTCGGCCGACACACATCTAGCAAGCTGGGATCTTGAGAACGGTACGAGAATACGAAGGTACATTGGGCATGACGAGATTGTGAACACGATGGACATCAGCAAACGAGGCGAGGGCATGCTGGTGAGCGGTAGCGACGATGGCACAATAGGACTTTGGGACCCGAGATCAAAGCACGCGGCGGATCATATCGAGACAGAGTTCCCCATCACAGCCATTGCCATGTCTGAGGCTGGGAACGAAGTCTACTCAGGCGgcatcgacaacgacatcaAGGTCTGGGACATACGCAAGAAGTCAGTTGTGTACTCCATGCTTGGCCACCAGGACACGGTCACCTCCCTCCGAGCATCTCCGGACTCGCAATCGCTGCTTTCATTTGCCATGGACTCCACGGTGAGAACATGGGACATTCGTCCATTCGCACCAACAGACAGACATATCAGAACATTTGATGGCGCTTCCGTGGGGCTCGAGAAGAACCTCATTCGAGCCAGCTGGGATTCTGAGGGCAAAAAGGTAGCTGTTGGTTCGGGCGACGGCACTGCCACTATTTGGTCCAGTGAGACCGGCAAGCTCATGTACAAGCTTCCTGGACACAAGGGGACTGTGAACTGTGTCGAGTTTGCGCCTGGCACGGAACCCATCG TACTTTCTGCGTCATCTGATCGCAACATGCTTCTCGGAGAACTGCGGTGA